One Candidatus Acidiferrales bacterium genomic window carries:
- a CDS encoding DnaB-like helicase N-terminal domain-containing protein: protein MHADRPLPHNVDAERGMLGAILLDNSALNAAIELLKPEDFFLESHRRVFRCMVAMDEGGQPIDLLTLASELERRGDLEAVGGSPYVSQLIDGVPRLTNVEHYAQLVRQASLLRSYAHAGEAIRLAALQQGAEPEKILGSLRELLDRGVVATKRRLRAVSAEELLQMNVPPREMILNPILPTQGLVMLYSKRGVGKTFIALAMAHAVATGGRFLQWSAPKARSVLYVDGELPATTLRERLAAVIAGAEPTRIGGLKPLRLITPDLQDYPLPDLATREG from the coding sequence ATGCATGCTGACCGCCCGCTGCCGCACAACGTTGACGCTGAGCGGGGCATGCTCGGCGCCATCTTGCTCGACAACTCAGCCTTGAACGCCGCCATCGAGCTGCTGAAGCCAGAAGATTTTTTTCTCGAATCTCATCGTCGCGTCTTTCGTTGCATGGTGGCCATGGATGAGGGAGGTCAACCGATTGACCTTCTCACGCTCGCTAGTGAACTCGAGCGGCGCGGGGATTTAGAGGCGGTAGGAGGCTCGCCTTATGTCTCGCAGTTGATTGACGGCGTGCCGCGCTTAACCAACGTCGAGCACTACGCGCAGCTGGTGCGACAGGCATCCCTACTTCGCAGCTACGCCCACGCGGGGGAAGCAATTCGACTCGCGGCGCTCCAGCAGGGTGCGGAACCGGAGAAGATTCTCGGAAGCTTGCGGGAATTGCTCGACAGAGGAGTTGTAGCCACGAAGCGGCGTCTTCGGGCCGTCTCGGCTGAGGAGCTTCTCCAGATGAACGTGCCTCCACGTGAGATGATCCTTAACCCTATATTGCCGACGCAAGGGCTCGTGATGCTGTACTCGAAACGGGGCGTGGGGAAGACCTTTATCGCTCTCGCGATGGCGCATGCAGTTGCCACGGGTGGTCGCTTCTTACAATGGAGCGCTCCGAAAGCACGCAGCGTGCTCTACGTGGACGGGGAATTGCCCGCAACCACGTTGCGAGAGCGCCTCGCAGCCGTGATTGCCGGCGCGGAACCAACAAGAATCGGAGGGTTGAAGCCGTTGCGACTGATTACTCCTGATCTTCAGGATTACCCACTTCCTGACCTGGCCACGCGGGAAGGGCA
- a CDS encoding helix-turn-helix domain-containing protein yields the protein MLSSTRFRNARTIGVAVRAAASGATQGGLVDSLLLSRRKAAAMLSISLRTLDYLIARKEIVVRRVGSRVLIPCAALENFARRDHATRPTGAGKADGDAC from the coding sequence GTGCTTTCCTCGACTCGATTCCGAAATGCTCGCACCATTGGTGTCGCAGTGCGTGCTGCTGCGAGCGGCGCGACGCAAGGGGGCCTAGTGGATTCGTTGCTTCTATCTCGGCGGAAGGCTGCGGCAATGCTGAGCATCTCCCTGAGAACTCTCGACTATTTGATCGCACGAAAGGAAATAGTGGTGCGACGGGTGGGCTCGCGCGTGCTGATCCCGTGCGCGGCGCTGGAGAACTTCGCGCGGCGGGACCACGCCACGCGGCCAACCGGCGCGGGCAAGGCTGACGGCGATGCATGCTGA